The Desulfarculaceae bacterium genome window below encodes:
- the cysC gene encoding adenylyl-sulfate kinase: MELPHNKAKHIFPFQSSISCGMRNRLNQHGSGLLWFYGLSGSGKSTLAHAVEYTLHQRGVRSYVLDGDNVRRGINRDLSLSSEDRRENIRRVAEVAKLMVDAGLLVMAAFITPFEDARRMVKQIMGPQPVYQCYLDCPLEVCSGRDPKGLYAMAKAGQLEGLTGYSAPFESPADPDLVIPTAELSLDQEVEAVISFLIERELIKATD, from the coding sequence ATGGAACTTCCACACAATAAAGCCAAACATATCTTTCCGTTCCAGTCATCCATCTCCTGCGGTATGCGCAACCGCCTCAACCAGCACGGCTCGGGCCTGCTGTGGTTCTACGGGCTCTCGGGCAGCGGCAAGAGCACCCTGGCCCACGCCGTGGAGTACACCCTGCACCAGCGGGGGGTGCGCTCCTACGTGCTCGACGGCGACAACGTGCGCCGGGGCATTAACCGCGACCTGAGCCTGAGCTCCGAGGACCGGCGGGAGAACATCCGCCGGGTGGCCGAGGTGGCCAAGCTGATGGTGGACGCCGGCCTGCTGGTCATGGCGGCCTTCATCACCCCCTTTGAGGACGCCCGCCGCATGGTCAAACAGATCATGGGCCCCCAACCGGTGTACCAGTGCTATTTGGATTGCCCCCTGGAGGTGTGCAGCGGGCGGGACCCCAAGGGGCTCTACGCCATGGCCAAGGCGGGTCAGCTGGAGGGGCTCACCGGCTACAGCGCCCCCTTCGAGTCCCCCGCGGACCCGGACCTTGTCATCCCCACCGCCGAGCTCAGCCTGGATCAGGAGGTGGAAGCGGTCATCTCCTTCCTCATCGAACGGGAACTGATCAAGGCCACTGATTGA